The following is a genomic window from Caproiciproducens sp. CPB-2.
GCTGGGCGGCGGATTACGGCAACAAAATGAATATGAGCTTTGAGCTGCTCGACAGCATTATCGAGCAGGGGAAAAAGCTCGGCACCTATATGTATATCTATTCCGGCGGCGAGCCGCTCGTACGGAAGGACGACATTATCAGGCTGTGTGAAAAGCACAACGACTGCGAATTTCTGGCCTTTACAAATGCAACGCTCATCGACGAAGCGTTCGCGGACGAAATGCTGCGGGTAAAGAATTTCGTGCCCGCAATCAGCGTGGAGGGCTTTGAAGAAGCCACCGACTCCCGCCGCGGAGAAGGCACCTATCAGGCGGTCGTCAAAGCGATGGGGATTTTAAAGGAGAAAAAGCTTCCGTTCGGCATCTCCTGCTGCTATACCAGCCAGAACACCGACGTGATCGGCAGCGAGGAATACTTTGACGACATGATCGCGAAAGGCGCGAAATTCGCGTGGTTCTTCACCTATATGCCGGTCGGGGCCGACGCGGTTCCCGAGCTGATGGCTTCTGCGGAGCAAAGGGAGTTCATGTATCACCAGATCCGGAAATTCAGGGGGACAAAGCCGCTGTTCACCATGGACTTCTGGAACGACGGCGAGTATGTACAGGGATGCATCGCGGGCGGACGCTGCTACCTGCACATCAACGCGAACGGGGATATCGAGCCGTGCGCGTTCATCCATTACGCCGATTCCAACATCAAAGACAAAACCCTTCTGGAAGCGTACCAGTCCCCGCTGTTCATGCAGTACCGCAGGAACCAGCCGTTTAACGGAAACCACCTGCGCCCCTGCCCGCTGCTCGACAATCCGGGCAGGCTGTCCGACATGGTACACAAGTCCGGCGCGCAATCCACGGACATGACTCATCCCGAGAATGTTGAGGAGTTGAGCGCAAAATGCGTCAACGCCGCAAAGAACTGGGCTCCCGTCGCGGGAAGGCTCTGGGACGAGTCCCATCCGGAAGAACAGGAAAATGCGGGCTGACCGCCCCATAAAAAACGGCAGACTTTGCCGTCAGCCGAAAAAAAGCTCTCGCTTTGGTACCAAAGCGAGAGCTTTTTTCTGTCAGTTGCCGCTGATCAGCGCATACAGCTTTTTGATTTCCTCTTCATTGGTATAATCACACTGCGCCAGAGCCTGTGAAAATTCCGCGCGTCTTTCCTCATGCAGCAGCAAATCTTCCAAACCCGCTTCTACTCCTTCGCTGTCCATGGGAACGATCAGTCCGTTTCTGCCGGAATCGATCTGGTCGCGGGCCGTGGAAAAATCGGTGAGCAGGATCGGGCGGCACATGACCATCGCCTCGTCTACGGCGATGGATTTGCCCTCGAACCGGGACGGCTGCAGGTAGATATCACAAGCCTTCAGATACGGGTACGGATTGGGACGCTCCCCCATGAACCGGACGGTATCGCCGATGCCGAGTTCCCGGATCATCGCCTCCAGATTTTCTTTTTCCGGGCCGATTCCGATGATATACCACTTGAAGCGAAGCCCCTTCTTCTTTAAAGCGGCAATGGCGGGCAGCGCAATGTCAAGCCCCTTCTGATGGGAAAGACGGGCAATGGACAGTACGCGCAGACCGGAGAAATCGTCTTCAAAGTCGGCGGGCTCCCCGGCCATCTGGCGCATGAAGGTGGAAGAGATGATATTGTAGATCACATGGAACCGGTCGGAGTACTCTGGAAAGGTGTTCTCAAGCGCGGTCTTACAGGATTCGGAAACCGTGCACAGCGCGTTCAGCTTTCCGACAAATGCGCGGTCAAACCCGCTGTTCAACCCCATCGCCGTATAATCGCCGTGGATAAATCCGATCTTGACGGGGCTTTTGACCTTGGTCACGGCGTAATAAATCGGCTGGCCCTCCATAAAGGCCACCACCGCGTCGTATTCCTTTCGGGAAGGCCGTATAAAACGCCTTTCCACATTCCACATGCGCACCAGCCGCTCGCCCATGGTCCCGCGCAGACCGGCAAAGGTAACCAGAAGGCGGCAGAGCGCAATCAGCGGATGCCCCTTTCTGACGATGGCAAAAAAGGCCTGACGGATATTTAATTTGTACTCCGCCGGAAAAAGCGGAGGCAGAAGGTTCGCCTTCGGTGAAACGCGGCTCAGAAACAGGCCGTCGTTCGCGAAAAGCTGAAGGTCAACCTCATAATTTTCATAATCGAACAGAGACAGCACCGTAACCAGGCTTTTTTCAATGCCGCCGCTGTGCAGGCTGTAATTGATAAAAAGAACACGTTTTTTCGCCATTATCGTTTCCCCGCGTTTTTCAACAGCATATTGGAATAAATCCGGTAGAACAAATAGACGGCCGGCGCGTTTTTGGAGCGGATCAGCCGGAGGATGATCCTGTCCGCACGGGTGCCGTTTTTCAGGTAGTCGGAACGGGCCGCAACCCTGAGCACCGGATTCCGAAGAATACCGCGCACCTCTTTGTATCTTTTCGCAAAGCCCACATCGTTATTGGGGCTGAAACAGTTGACCAGAGAGGAATGCGCCGCGCTGCGGAGAATCCAAGCAAGATGGCGTTCCCCATACTGGGCGTAAAGGCCGTTTTTCTGCAGGAAATTGCGTACCACATGGTAGCAGGCGGTCATCATCTCCATTTTGCGGGGACGGTACCGGGTGCTTAACGATTCGGGATTATAACGGTAATGGTAATAGGCTCCTCCAAGAATAAGCACTTTGTCCGTCAGGCAGTGTGCCATGATCGATACCGGAAGATCCTCCAGCATAATTTCCTGCTCATTGAAATACGAAAGGCGATTTTCCAGGAACCACTCACGGCGGAAAAACCTGCGCCATGCGCAGCCGAGCATCTCTACCTGCCGCCAGGGGCTGTCCGCCGGGTCGGGACCGATCAGCTCCCGGAGCAGGATTTCCCGCGTCTCCCGATCGAAGGCCGGGAAACTCACCGGCAGCTTGCAGACGCGGTGCTCATCCGCTTTACTGTTTTCGCGTACAAAGTTAAAGACCACCATATCCGCGGCACATTTTTCCGCAGAGGAATACAAATTCTGCAGTGCCTCCGGGTCAAGCCAGTCGTCGGAATCCACAAAAGACAGGTATTTTCCGGTGGCGCGGGCGGCGCCGTAATTGCGGGTATCTCCCAGCCCCCCATGGGGCTTGTCCAGCACCCTGACACGGGAGTCCTTTTCATACGTCCGCGCAAGCTCCAGCGAACGGTCGGTCGATGCGTCGTTTACTAAAAGAATTTCTATATCCGTCAGCGTCTGCGCCAAAATGCTTTCGACACACTGCGCCAAATACTTTTCCACGTTGTATACCGGTATAACCACACTTACTTTTGGCAAAACCAGACCTCCTTCTCTTCGTCACCCCGGCGGCAGCGTCCTTTTCCGGATACAGCGCCGGGTATCCTTTCCAGCCCCCGCGTCAAACCGGTTAAGAACCGGGAAACAGGCGCCGGTCAACGTATTCGCATATAAAAATACATCTTATGATACCATTTTCTGTGAACCAATACAAGATTATTTTGCAGCAGCGTGTTGAAATGCAGCATTTTGTATGCTATTCTTTTATATATTTCTATTTTAAATCGATCAGGAGGCTGTTTTCCGATGAAGGACTGCCTGGTATTGTTAACGAAAACGTTCCCTTTCGACAAGGGGGAAGAATTTATAGAGGACGAGCTCCCTCTTCTGGCGAAAGCATTCGA
Proteins encoded in this region:
- a CDS encoding radical SAM protein, encoding MGTVNEKLESYGLKKVLSYLDNNPEENVPKVLNWVRRFDKEDYYHNAYNLVEEALKNPENNWYKLIMSLYDDIDSGVRKKMFENFLINSSIVGCQRKNKNEEKYDCNIPWAILMDPTSACNLQCKGCWAADYGNKMNMSFELLDSIIEQGKKLGTYMYIYSGGEPLVRKDDIIRLCEKHNDCEFLAFTNATLIDEAFADEMLRVKNFVPAISVEGFEEATDSRRGEGTYQAVVKAMGILKEKKLPFGISCCYTSQNTDVIGSEEYFDDMIAKGAKFAWFFTYMPVGADAVPELMASAEQREFMYHQIRKFRGTKPLFTMDFWNDGEYVQGCIAGGRCYLHINANGDIEPCAFIHYADSNIKDKTLLEAYQSPLFMQYRRNQPFNGNHLRPCPLLDNPGRLSDMVHKSGAQSTDMTHPENVEELSAKCVNAAKNWAPVAGRLWDESHPEEQENAG
- a CDS encoding glycosyltransferase codes for the protein MAKKRVLFINYSLHSGGIEKSLVTVLSLFDYENYEVDLQLFANDGLFLSRVSPKANLLPPLFPAEYKLNIRQAFFAIVRKGHPLIALCRLLVTFAGLRGTMGERLVRMWNVERRFIRPSRKEYDAVVAFMEGQPIYYAVTKVKSPVKIGFIHGDYTAMGLNSGFDRAFVGKLNALCTVSESCKTALENTFPEYSDRFHVIYNIISSTFMRQMAGEPADFEDDFSGLRVLSIARLSHQKGLDIALPAIAALKKKGLRFKWYIIGIGPEKENLEAMIRELGIGDTVRFMGERPNPYPYLKACDIYLQPSRFEGKSIAVDEAMVMCRPILLTDFSTARDQIDSGRNGLIVPMDSEGVEAGLEDLLLHEERRAEFSQALAQCDYTNEEEIKKLYALISGN
- a CDS encoding glycosyltransferase family 2 protein — translated: MPKVSVVIPVYNVEKYLAQCVESILAQTLTDIEILLVNDASTDRSLELARTYEKDSRVRVLDKPHGGLGDTRNYGAARATGKYLSFVDSDDWLDPEALQNLYSSAEKCAADMVVFNFVRENSKADEHRVCKLPVSFPAFDRETREILLRELIGPDPADSPWRQVEMLGCAWRRFFRREWFLENRLSYFNEQEIMLEDLPVSIMAHCLTDKVLILGGAYYHYRYNPESLSTRYRPRKMEMMTACYHVVRNFLQKNGLYAQYGERHLAWILRSAAHSSLVNCFSPNNDVGFAKRYKEVRGILRNPVLRVAARSDYLKNGTRADRIILRLIRSKNAPAVYLFYRIYSNMLLKNAGKR